In Tursiops truncatus isolate mTurTru1 chromosome 19, mTurTru1.mat.Y, whole genome shotgun sequence, a genomic segment contains:
- the CTU2 gene encoding cytoplasmic tRNA 2-thiolation protein 2 isoform X4, with protein MLWQVLEGLSQDSAKRLRFVPGVVFADEGAACGQSPEDRAKTLAEAKLVLQTVGFPWHIVALEEVFSLPPSVLRCSAREPVGTEGAYKAAVDSFLQQHHVLGEEKQSRPCPQHPQGRAGPPTAGQTEALSRLFNSVKTLTAKEELLQTLRTHLILHVARTHGYSKVMTGDSCTRLAVKLMTSLALGRGAFLAWDTGFSDERHGDVVVVRPMREHTLKEVAFYNRLFAVPSVFTPAVDTKAPEKASIHRLMEAFILRLQAQFPSTVSTVYRTSEKLVKAPRDGCAAGTPGPRCLLCMCVLDVDTADSATAFGAQTSSQLPQTQPPVAEAEAPTVSCCHSGMGRAQHCCRMEADPRACDPRACVTAQLCYGCRVNMKDLVSGGPSPAREQAGAGLGLRLRSPGTSGSSLLQPSLDPLPPYILAEAQLRSQRAEAEQEIQERLLEAEDGARPGATSAEQAHEDGARPGATSAEQEGADGL; from the exons ATGCTCTGGCAGGTCCTTGAG GGCCTGAGTCAAGATTCTGCCAAGAGACTGCGTTTCGTGCCAGGGGTTGTCTTCGCCGATG AGGGAGCAGCCTGTGGCCAGAGCCCGGAGGACCGAGCAAAAACCCTGGCCGAGGCGAAGCTGGTCCTGCAGACCGTCGGCTTCCCGTGGCACATTGTCGCCTTGGAAGAG GTGTTCAGCCTGCCGCCGTCTGTGCTGCGCTGCTCCGCTCGGGAGCCGGTCGGGACCGAGGGAGCCTACAAGGCAGCCGTGGACAGTTTCCTACAGCAGCACCATGTCCtgggggaggagaagcagagccggccctgcccccagcacccccAGGGCCGGGCTGGGCCGCCCACAGCCGGCCAGACTGAGGCTCTGTCCAGACTCTTCAACTCAGTGAAGACGCTGACGGCCAAGGAGGAGCTTCTGCAGACGCTGCG gaCCCACTTGATCCTGCATGTGGCCCGGACCCACGGCTACTCCAAGGTGATGACGGGGGACAGCTGCACCCGCTTGGCCGTCAAGCTCATGACCAGCCTGGCACTGGGGAGAGGGGCCTTCCTCGCCTGGGACACG ggcttCTCAGACGAGCGACACGGCGACGTGGTGGTGGTGCGGCCCATGCGCGAGCACACGCTGAAGGAGGTCGCCTTCTACAACCGCCTGTTTGCCGTCCCCTCCGTCTTCACGCCGGCCGTCGACACCAAG GCCCCGGAAAAGGCCAGCATCCACCGGCTGATGGAGGCCTTCATTCTCAGGCTGCAGGCCCAGTTCCCCTCCACGGTCAGCACTGTGTAcag gacgaGCGAGAAGCTGGTGAAGGCGCCCAGGGACGGCTGTGCCGCCGGCACCCCCGGGCCCCGCTGCCTGCTCTGCATGTGTGTGCTGGACGTCGACACTGCTG ACAGTGCCACAGCTTTTGGGGCTCAGACCTCCTCGCAGCTCCCCCAGACGCAGCCCCCCGTCGCAGAGGCTGAGGCGCCCACCGTGTCCTGCTGCCACAGCGGGATGGGCAGGGCCCAGCACTGCTGCAGGAT GGAGGCCGACCCCCGCGCCTGCGACCCCCGCGCCTGCGTGACGGCGCAGCTGTGCTATGGCTGCCGCGTGAACATGAAGGACCTGGTGAGCGGAGGCCCCTCCCCCGCGCGGGAGCAGGCGGGCGCTGGCCTGGGTTTGCGCTTGCGCAGCCCCGGCACCAGCGGCAGCTCTCTGTTGCAGCCCTCCCTGGATCCCCTGCCACCCTACATACTGGCCGAGGCCCAGCTCCGCAGCCAGAG GGCCGAGGCTGAGCAGGAGATCCAGGAGCGTCTGCTGGAGGCCGAGGACGGGGCACGGCCTGGCGCGACCTCGGCGGAGCAGGCCCACGAGGACGGGGCACGGCCGGGCGCGACCTCGGCGGAGCAGGAAGGCGCGGATGGCCTGTGA
- the CTU2 gene encoding cytoplasmic tRNA 2-thiolation protein 2 isoform X2, with amino-acid sequence MCEVGEDYREPAPAGPPPPRPCREQKCVKCKEGLPVVVIRAGDAFCRDCFKVFYVHKFRAVLGKNRLVFPGEKVLLAWSGGPSSSSMLWQVLEGLSQDSAKRLRFVPGVVFADEGAACGQSPEDRAKTLAEAKLVLQTVGFPWHIVALEEVFSLPPSVLRCSAREPVGTEGAYKAAVDSFLQQHHVLGEEKQSRPCPQHPQGRAGPPTAGQTEALSRLFNSVKTLTAKEELLQTLRTHLILHVARTHGYSKGFSDERHGDVVVVRPMREHTLKEVAFYNRLFAVPSVFTPAVDTKAPEKASIHRLMEAFILRLQAQFPSTVSTVYRTSEKLVKAPRDGCAAGTPGPRCLLCMCVLDVDTADSATAFGAQTSSQLPQTQPPVAEAEAPTVSCCHSGMGRAQHCCRMEADPRACDPRACVTAQLCYGCRVNMKDLVSGGPSPAREQAGAGLGLRLRSPGTSGSSLLQPSLDPLPPYILAEAQLRSQRAEAEQEIQERLLEAEDGARPGATSAEQAHEDGARPGATSAEQEGADGL; translated from the exons ATGTGCGAGGTGGGCGAGGACTATCGGGAGCCCGCGCCCGCGGGGCCGCCGCCGCCACGGCCCTG CCGTGAGCAAAAGTGTGTGAAGTGCAAGGAAGGCCTGCCTGTCGTGGTGATCCGAGCCGGAGATGCCTTCTGCAG GGACTGTTTCAAGGTCTTTTACGTCCACAAGTTCAGAGCCGTGCTTGGAAAGAACCGGCTGGTCTTCCCGGGGGAGAAG GTGCTCCTGGCGTGGTCCGGGGGGCCTTCGTCCAGCTCCATGCTCTGGCAGGTCCTTGAG GGCCTGAGTCAAGATTCTGCCAAGAGACTGCGTTTCGTGCCAGGGGTTGTCTTCGCCGATG AGGGAGCAGCCTGTGGCCAGAGCCCGGAGGACCGAGCAAAAACCCTGGCCGAGGCGAAGCTGGTCCTGCAGACCGTCGGCTTCCCGTGGCACATTGTCGCCTTGGAAGAG GTGTTCAGCCTGCCGCCGTCTGTGCTGCGCTGCTCCGCTCGGGAGCCGGTCGGGACCGAGGGAGCCTACAAGGCAGCCGTGGACAGTTTCCTACAGCAGCACCATGTCCtgggggaggagaagcagagccggccctgcccccagcacccccAGGGCCGGGCTGGGCCGCCCACAGCCGGCCAGACTGAGGCTCTGTCCAGACTCTTCAACTCAGTGAAGACGCTGACGGCCAAGGAGGAGCTTCTGCAGACGCTGCG gaCCCACTTGATCCTGCATGTGGCCCGGACCCACGGCTACTCCAAG ggcttCTCAGACGAGCGACACGGCGACGTGGTGGTGGTGCGGCCCATGCGCGAGCACACGCTGAAGGAGGTCGCCTTCTACAACCGCCTGTTTGCCGTCCCCTCCGTCTTCACGCCGGCCGTCGACACCAAG GCCCCGGAAAAGGCCAGCATCCACCGGCTGATGGAGGCCTTCATTCTCAGGCTGCAGGCCCAGTTCCCCTCCACGGTCAGCACTGTGTAcag gacgaGCGAGAAGCTGGTGAAGGCGCCCAGGGACGGCTGTGCCGCCGGCACCCCCGGGCCCCGCTGCCTGCTCTGCATGTGTGTGCTGGACGTCGACACTGCTG ACAGTGCCACAGCTTTTGGGGCTCAGACCTCCTCGCAGCTCCCCCAGACGCAGCCCCCCGTCGCAGAGGCTGAGGCGCCCACCGTGTCCTGCTGCCACAGCGGGATGGGCAGGGCCCAGCACTGCTGCAGGAT GGAGGCCGACCCCCGCGCCTGCGACCCCCGCGCCTGCGTGACGGCGCAGCTGTGCTATGGCTGCCGCGTGAACATGAAGGACCTGGTGAGCGGAGGCCCCTCCCCCGCGCGGGAGCAGGCGGGCGCTGGCCTGGGTTTGCGCTTGCGCAGCCCCGGCACCAGCGGCAGCTCTCTGTTGCAGCCCTCCCTGGATCCCCTGCCACCCTACATACTGGCCGAGGCCCAGCTCCGCAGCCAGAG GGCCGAGGCTGAGCAGGAGATCCAGGAGCGTCTGCTGGAGGCCGAGGACGGGGCACGGCCTGGCGCGACCTCGGCGGAGCAGGCCCACGAGGACGGGGCACGGCCGGGCGCGACCTCGGCGGAGCAGGAAGGCGCGGATGGCCTGTGA
- the CTU2 gene encoding cytoplasmic tRNA 2-thiolation protein 2 isoform X3: MCEVGEDYREPAPAGPPPPRPCREQKCVKCKEGLPVVVIRAGDAFCRDCFKVFYVHKFRAVLGKNRLVFPGEKVLLAWSGGPSSSSMLWQVLEGLSQDSAKRLRFVPGVVFADEGAACGQSPEDRAKTLAEAKLVLQTVGFPWHIVALEEVFSLPPSVLRCSAREPVGTEGAYKAAVDSFLQQHHVLGEEKQSRPCPQHPQGRAGPPTAGQTEALSRLFNSVKTLTAKEELLQTLRTHLILHVARTHGYSKVMTGDSCTRLAVKLMTSLALGRGAFLAWDTGFSDERHGDVVVVRPMREHTLKEVAFYNRLFAVPSVFTPAVDTKAPEKASIHRLMEAFILRLQAQFPSTVSTVYRTSEKLVKAPRDGCAAGTPGPRCLLCMCVLDVDTADSATAFGAQTSSQLPQTQPPVAEAEAPTVSCCHSGMGRAQHCCRMEADPRACDPRACVTAQLCYGCRVNMKDLPSLDPLPPYILAEAQLRSQRAEAEQEIQERLLEAEDGARPGATSAEQAHEDGARPGATSAEQEGADGL; encoded by the exons ATGTGCGAGGTGGGCGAGGACTATCGGGAGCCCGCGCCCGCGGGGCCGCCGCCGCCACGGCCCTG CCGTGAGCAAAAGTGTGTGAAGTGCAAGGAAGGCCTGCCTGTCGTGGTGATCCGAGCCGGAGATGCCTTCTGCAG GGACTGTTTCAAGGTCTTTTACGTCCACAAGTTCAGAGCCGTGCTTGGAAAGAACCGGCTGGTCTTCCCGGGGGAGAAG GTGCTCCTGGCGTGGTCCGGGGGGCCTTCGTCCAGCTCCATGCTCTGGCAGGTCCTTGAG GGCCTGAGTCAAGATTCTGCCAAGAGACTGCGTTTCGTGCCAGGGGTTGTCTTCGCCGATG AGGGAGCAGCCTGTGGCCAGAGCCCGGAGGACCGAGCAAAAACCCTGGCCGAGGCGAAGCTGGTCCTGCAGACCGTCGGCTTCCCGTGGCACATTGTCGCCTTGGAAGAG GTGTTCAGCCTGCCGCCGTCTGTGCTGCGCTGCTCCGCTCGGGAGCCGGTCGGGACCGAGGGAGCCTACAAGGCAGCCGTGGACAGTTTCCTACAGCAGCACCATGTCCtgggggaggagaagcagagccggccctgcccccagcacccccAGGGCCGGGCTGGGCCGCCCACAGCCGGCCAGACTGAGGCTCTGTCCAGACTCTTCAACTCAGTGAAGACGCTGACGGCCAAGGAGGAGCTTCTGCAGACGCTGCG gaCCCACTTGATCCTGCATGTGGCCCGGACCCACGGCTACTCCAAGGTGATGACGGGGGACAGCTGCACCCGCTTGGCCGTCAAGCTCATGACCAGCCTGGCACTGGGGAGAGGGGCCTTCCTCGCCTGGGACACG ggcttCTCAGACGAGCGACACGGCGACGTGGTGGTGGTGCGGCCCATGCGCGAGCACACGCTGAAGGAGGTCGCCTTCTACAACCGCCTGTTTGCCGTCCCCTCCGTCTTCACGCCGGCCGTCGACACCAAG GCCCCGGAAAAGGCCAGCATCCACCGGCTGATGGAGGCCTTCATTCTCAGGCTGCAGGCCCAGTTCCCCTCCACGGTCAGCACTGTGTAcag gacgaGCGAGAAGCTGGTGAAGGCGCCCAGGGACGGCTGTGCCGCCGGCACCCCCGGGCCCCGCTGCCTGCTCTGCATGTGTGTGCTGGACGTCGACACTGCTG ACAGTGCCACAGCTTTTGGGGCTCAGACCTCCTCGCAGCTCCCCCAGACGCAGCCCCCCGTCGCAGAGGCTGAGGCGCCCACCGTGTCCTGCTGCCACAGCGGGATGGGCAGGGCCCAGCACTGCTGCAGGAT GGAGGCCGACCCCCGCGCCTGCGACCCCCGCGCCTGCGTGACGGCGCAGCTGTGCTATGGCTGCCGCGTGAACATGAAGGACCTG CCCTCCCTGGATCCCCTGCCACCCTACATACTGGCCGAGGCCCAGCTCCGCAGCCAGAG GGCCGAGGCTGAGCAGGAGATCCAGGAGCGTCTGCTGGAGGCCGAGGACGGGGCACGGCCTGGCGCGACCTCGGCGGAGCAGGCCCACGAGGACGGGGCACGGCCGGGCGCGACCTCGGCGGAGCAGGAAGGCGCGGATGGCCTGTGA
- the CTU2 gene encoding cytoplasmic tRNA 2-thiolation protein 2 isoform X1, producing MCEVGEDYREPAPAGPPPPRPCREQKCVKCKEGLPVVVIRAGDAFCRDCFKVFYVHKFRAVLGKNRLVFPGEKVLLAWSGGPSSSSMLWQVLEGLSQDSAKRLRFVPGVVFADEGAACGQSPEDRAKTLAEAKLVLQTVGFPWHIVALEEVFSLPPSVLRCSAREPVGTEGAYKAAVDSFLQQHHVLGEEKQSRPCPQHPQGRAGPPTAGQTEALSRLFNSVKTLTAKEELLQTLRTHLILHVARTHGYSKVMTGDSCTRLAVKLMTSLALGRGAFLAWDTGFSDERHGDVVVVRPMREHTLKEVAFYNRLFAVPSVFTPAVDTKAPEKASIHRLMEAFILRLQAQFPSTVSTVYRTSEKLVKAPRDGCAAGTPGPRCLLCMCVLDVDTADSATAFGAQTSSQLPQTQPPVAEAEAPTVSCCHSGMGRAQHCCRMEADPRACDPRACVTAQLCYGCRVNMKDLVSGGPSPAREQAGAGLGLRLRSPGTSGSSLLQPSLDPLPPYILAEAQLRSQRAEAEQEIQERLLEAEDGARPGATSAEQAHEDGARPGATSAEQEGADGL from the exons ATGTGCGAGGTGGGCGAGGACTATCGGGAGCCCGCGCCCGCGGGGCCGCCGCCGCCACGGCCCTG CCGTGAGCAAAAGTGTGTGAAGTGCAAGGAAGGCCTGCCTGTCGTGGTGATCCGAGCCGGAGATGCCTTCTGCAG GGACTGTTTCAAGGTCTTTTACGTCCACAAGTTCAGAGCCGTGCTTGGAAAGAACCGGCTGGTCTTCCCGGGGGAGAAG GTGCTCCTGGCGTGGTCCGGGGGGCCTTCGTCCAGCTCCATGCTCTGGCAGGTCCTTGAG GGCCTGAGTCAAGATTCTGCCAAGAGACTGCGTTTCGTGCCAGGGGTTGTCTTCGCCGATG AGGGAGCAGCCTGTGGCCAGAGCCCGGAGGACCGAGCAAAAACCCTGGCCGAGGCGAAGCTGGTCCTGCAGACCGTCGGCTTCCCGTGGCACATTGTCGCCTTGGAAGAG GTGTTCAGCCTGCCGCCGTCTGTGCTGCGCTGCTCCGCTCGGGAGCCGGTCGGGACCGAGGGAGCCTACAAGGCAGCCGTGGACAGTTTCCTACAGCAGCACCATGTCCtgggggaggagaagcagagccggccctgcccccagcacccccAGGGCCGGGCTGGGCCGCCCACAGCCGGCCAGACTGAGGCTCTGTCCAGACTCTTCAACTCAGTGAAGACGCTGACGGCCAAGGAGGAGCTTCTGCAGACGCTGCG gaCCCACTTGATCCTGCATGTGGCCCGGACCCACGGCTACTCCAAGGTGATGACGGGGGACAGCTGCACCCGCTTGGCCGTCAAGCTCATGACCAGCCTGGCACTGGGGAGAGGGGCCTTCCTCGCCTGGGACACG ggcttCTCAGACGAGCGACACGGCGACGTGGTGGTGGTGCGGCCCATGCGCGAGCACACGCTGAAGGAGGTCGCCTTCTACAACCGCCTGTTTGCCGTCCCCTCCGTCTTCACGCCGGCCGTCGACACCAAG GCCCCGGAAAAGGCCAGCATCCACCGGCTGATGGAGGCCTTCATTCTCAGGCTGCAGGCCCAGTTCCCCTCCACGGTCAGCACTGTGTAcag gacgaGCGAGAAGCTGGTGAAGGCGCCCAGGGACGGCTGTGCCGCCGGCACCCCCGGGCCCCGCTGCCTGCTCTGCATGTGTGTGCTGGACGTCGACACTGCTG ACAGTGCCACAGCTTTTGGGGCTCAGACCTCCTCGCAGCTCCCCCAGACGCAGCCCCCCGTCGCAGAGGCTGAGGCGCCCACCGTGTCCTGCTGCCACAGCGGGATGGGCAGGGCCCAGCACTGCTGCAGGAT GGAGGCCGACCCCCGCGCCTGCGACCCCCGCGCCTGCGTGACGGCGCAGCTGTGCTATGGCTGCCGCGTGAACATGAAGGACCTGGTGAGCGGAGGCCCCTCCCCCGCGCGGGAGCAGGCGGGCGCTGGCCTGGGTTTGCGCTTGCGCAGCCCCGGCACCAGCGGCAGCTCTCTGTTGCAGCCCTCCCTGGATCCCCTGCCACCCTACATACTGGCCGAGGCCCAGCTCCGCAGCCAGAG GGCCGAGGCTGAGCAGGAGATCCAGGAGCGTCTGCTGGAGGCCGAGGACGGGGCACGGCCTGGCGCGACCTCGGCGGAGCAGGCCCACGAGGACGGGGCACGGCCGGGCGCGACCTCGGCGGAGCAGGAAGGCGCGGATGGCCTGTGA